The Microbacterium oleivorans genome contains the following window.
CATACGGCTCGGCGTACTCTTCAAAGGTGACCCGACCCGCACCCGACGAGGGCGCCGAGATGCCCCAGCTGCCACTCCTCGACGCCGCCGCCGCGAGCGCACAGGTCGAGCTCCGCCCGACGTGGCGAGGCTGGATCCATGCCGCGACGTTCCCGGTCGCCATCGCCGCCGGCATCGTACTCATCTCCCTCGCGCAGGGCGCCCCGGCGAAGTGGGCGAGCGCGGTGTTCATGGTGACGTCGCTGCTGTTGTTCGGCAACTCGGCGCTGTACCACCGCTTCGACTGGAAGCCGCGCACCAAAGCCATCCTCAAGCGCATCGATCATGCGAACATCCTGCTGCTGATCGCCGGCACCTACACTCCACTGGCCGTCCTCGCGCTGCCCACCGACCAGTCGGTGCTGCTGCTCTCCCTCGTCTGGGGCGGGACGATCGCCGGCATCATCTTCCGCGTGTTCTGGATCCACGCGCCCCGCTGGCTCTACGTCGCCCTGTACCTCGTGCTCGGGTGGGGTGCGGTGATGTACATCGTCCCGTTGTTCCAGGCCAACGCCGCGATGATGATCCTCGTCGTCATCGGCGGCCTGCTCTACAGCGGCGGCGCCGTCGTCTACGCGCTGAAGAAGCCCAATCCG
Protein-coding sequences here:
- the trhA gene encoding PAQR family membrane homeostasis protein TrhA codes for the protein MPQLPLLDAAAASAQVELRPTWRGWIHAATFPVAIAAGIVLISLAQGAPAKWASAVFMVTSLLLFGNSALYHRFDWKPRTKAILKRIDHANILLLIAGTYTPLAVLALPTDQSVLLLSLVWGGTIAGIIFRVFWIHAPRWLYVALYLVLGWGAVMYIVPLFQANAAMMILVVIGGLLYSGGAVVYALKKPNPWPGHFGFHEIFHVCTVLAFLCHWTASLLIALAPAYHAG